From the genome of Macaca nemestrina isolate mMacNem1 unplaced genomic scaffold, mMacNem.hap1 Scaffold_65, whole genome shotgun sequence, one region includes:
- the LOC139361583 gene encoding disco-interacting protein 2 homolog C-like isoform X3 produces MDAYTPPDTSYGSEDEGSVQVDSQGAPTSSQGSIKVEHWISQAIHGSTTSTTSSSSTQSGGSRAAHRLADVMAQTPMDNHSAPPDVTTYTSEHSIQMERPQGSTGSRTAPKYCNAELMETGDGTTSHALCPWILRTTSQVGVHPLRY; encoded by the exons atggacgcctacacccctccag ATACCTCTTATGGCTCAGAAGATGAAGGCTCAGTGCAGGTGGACTCCCAGGGCGCCCCgacctccagccagggcagcatcaaAGTGGAGCACTGGATCAGTCAGGCCATCCACGGCTCCACCACGTCCACCACCTCGTCGTCCTCCACGCAGAGCGGGGGCAGCAGAGCTGCCCACAGGCTAGCGGATGTCATGGCCCAGACCCCCATGG ataatcATTCTGCACCTCCTGACGTAACCACGTACACCTCAGAGCACTCCATACAGATGGAGCGACCACAGGGTTCCACGGGGTCCCGGACAGCGCCCAAGTACTGCAACGCCGAGCTCATGGAGACCGGGGATG gaacaacatcccatgctctctgtccctggatattaagaacaacatcacaggtaggtgtacaccccctgcggtattag